ATGCCTGAGGTACAAGAAGGATATCGGCGAACAAAATCGCCGCATCGAATCCATAGCGGCGGATCGGTTGCAGTGTCACCTCGGCGGCCAACTCGGGATTGTAGCATAATTTCAAGAAATCACCGGCCTGCGCGCGGGTGGCGCGATACTCGGGTAGATAGCGGCCGGCTTGACGCATCATCCAGATTGGCGGTGTTGGAAGGGTTTCACCGGCAAGGGCGCGAAGGATCGTTTTCTGGGAGGTCATACAGCGTCTCTATCTTTGAATTTTTGTTGTCCTACCTTGCGTCAAAAACCATGCGGGATACAAGAGTTGTCAGGTTTGGTTTACACCGTTAGAGATTGATTATGACATTGAAATTACCCACCCCCGCCCAACCGCTGATGATCGGCACCCGTGGATCGCCGCTTGCCCTTGCGCAGGCGCATGAGACACGGGAGCGTTTGGCAAAAGCTTTTGATCTGCCGTTCGAGGCCTTCACGATCGTCGTGATCAAAACTACAGGGGACAAGATCATCGACCGTCCGCTAAAGGAGATTGGCGGTAAGGGTCTTTTCACCCGCGAGATCGAGGCGGATCTGATCACCAACAAAATCGATATTGCGGTGCATTCGATGAAGGACATGCCGACGCTCCAGCCTGAGGGGTTGATTCTCGAGACCTACTTGCCGCGCGAAGATGTGCGCGATGCGTTTATCTCCCCTACAGCGAAATCTCTTGCCGACCTGCCTGCTGGCACTGTTGTGGGTACTTCCAGCCTGCGCAGGCGTGCGCAATTGATGCTCAAGCGTTCGGATCTCGAAGTTGTGGAATTCCGCGGTAACCTTCAAACTCGTTTGATGAAGTTGGAGCAAGGAGTGGCGGCAGCAACGTTCCTCGCGATGGCGGGCCTGCGCCGCCTCAAAATGGATGATGTTCCGCATACTGCGATAGAGACCGATGTGATGCTGCCTGCGGTGGCGCAGGGTGCGATCGGGATTGAGCGACGTGTTGACGATCTCAATGTGGCAGAAATGCTCGAAGCGATTCACCACATTCCAACAGGCCATCGCCTCGCGGCGGAACGATCGTTCCTGCTGGAGCTTGACGGGTCATGCGAAACGCCTATCGCCGGTCTGGCCGAGCTTGAGGGCGGGACGTTGCATCTGCGCGGTGAAGTTTTGCGCCCCGACGGGTCAGAGGCGTTGAGTGATGCGATCAGCTGCCCGATTGAGGATGGCGCCAAAGCAGGTGCCGAGATGGCGAAAAATTTGCTGTCGCAGGCAGGTCCCGATTTCTTCGATTGGCGATAAAAAAAGCGCCGGTTCGGTGAGAAACGGCGCGTGTTCATAAACCGGAATGACGGCCCGCAAATTGCGGGCCTTTTGCGTTCAGGCGACTGCGTGGCTCACGGCGCACTGCTTCCACAGATGGCTAAGGGCATTCACAAGATGTTCAATGTCCGCATCCGTGTGCAGTGGCGAGGGGGTAAAGCGCAACCGCTCGGTTCCCTTAGGCACGGTGGGATAGTTGATGGGCTGAACGTAAATATCCCATTCGTTCATTAGATAATCAGCGAGCATGCGGGTTTTGACCGGATCCTTGATCATCACAGGAATGATGTGACTGTCGTTCATAAGGTGCGGGATTCCTGCACGGTCAAGACGGGCGCGCAGCTTTGCCACTTGTTCCTGATGGCGCATCCGCTCGTCCTGGGATGTTTTGAGGTGCATGATTGATGCGCGCGCAGCGGCCGCAACAGCCGGGGGCAGGGCGGTGGTGAAGATAAACCCGGAAGCAAAACTGCGGATAAAATCGCACAGCGCAGTGGAGCCGGTGATGTAGCCGCCCACGACACCGTAGGCTTTGCCCAGTGTGCCCTCGATCAATGTGATGCGATCTGCAAGGCCTTCGCGCTCCGAGATGCCACCGCCGCGGGGGCCGTAAAGGCCAACGGCGTGCACTTCATCGAGATAACTCATTGCGCCATATTTTTCGCAAACTTCAACGATTTCGCGCATCGGGCAGATATCACCGTCCATTGAATAGACGCTCTCGAAGGCGACTATTTTCGGGACGTTCGCGGGCAGTTCTTTCAGCTTTGCTTCGAGGTCTTTTACATCGTTGTGGCGCCAGATCACTTTTTTCGCTTTTGAATGTCGGATACCTTCGATCATGCTGGCGTGGTTGCCGCTGTCGCTGAGGATAACACAATTCTCAAGGCGCGATCCAAGACACGAAAGCGCGGCCCAGTTCGATACATACCCTGAGGTGAACAGCAACGCCGCGTCCTTGCCGTGTAAATCGGCCAGTTCGGCCTCGAGCAGCAGGTGGTCGTGATTGGTGCCCGAAATGTTGCGTGTGCCGCCGGCACCGGTGCCGGTGCGCTGCACAGCTTCGCACATGGCCGCAATTGTCAGAGGGTTCTGTCCCATACCCAGATAATCATTAGAACACCAAACTGTCACATCACGCTTCTCGCCCTTAACATGATTGGAGGCGTGCGGGAACTTGCCAGCCTTGCGTTCAAGCTCCGCAAAATAGCGGTAGTTGCCATCGGATTTCAGCTGGTCGATCTGTTCGTTGAAAAGAGTGTCAAAGTTCATTGGTTTGGTCCTGTCTTGACGTCGGGGTCGAGGGGAGCATCCAGCGCCAGAGCTTGGCATCGGGCAGGGGTACCACCATCAACCAATGTTCAAGTGCGGCCAGAACCGCGAGTGCTGTTAGCAAAGAAAACCCGACCGTTGTGGCGTGAGTTTCGGAAGAAATCAGGCGTTCGGCAAAGATCGCTGCTGTCACGCTGAGGAATGTAACGCCAATCGGAAAAGCCATCGTAATGGGTCCGCGGCGGAAGTATGATTTGATATGGTCCAGAGGGGTAGGCACGAATTCGGTGTTGATGCGGGGCACGCCGAAAAACAGGTTCAGCTTGGCCGAGATGCGAGCGACAAACAGGATGACATATGTCCAGAAGCCCACAGTATTTTCTGCATGCGCGGCGATCATCGCGACAGCCAGCAGAGACGCGACCAGCAGTAATTCATGGCGCGAAATCGTATCCCACGCGCGGGCAAAGCGCGCATATCCGGTCAGGGTCTCCGGGCAGGGGCGTGTTTCGGGTCCCGTGATTATACCCGACAAAAATGCCAGTTCGATCCATCCCCAGATTAAAAGGACCGAGAAAAACGCGATGTAGGCATTGGCGACTGTCATCACCTGCGCGCTTATCCAAAGACCGGCAAACCCCAGCGCAAAAAGCGGGACTGACAAAAACACATTACGCCCGTGCGCCACCAGATCGCCTGCGTCGGCCCGCCGCACAATCAACAGGATCGCACCGGTGAAAAACCACCAGGCGAACAATGCTATTACCGCTGCGGACCATGCGTTTGTCATCAGTACGTCGGCTTCATAACGGTGCTGGCAGGAACGTCGTTCTTGATCGCGGGGATCGTGAACAGCGCGATGAAAGCATAAGCCGCCTTTGCCATGCCGCCCAAGCGGGTGAGCGTGCCACCAATGCCGCCACGTGCTTTGCCTGCCGCGACCTGACGCGAGGCCAGCTCCATCCGGTCAAGGTTCGGACGCCAGCGGGCGTGGTCAATATCGAGGACAAACGGAAAAATCTGACGTGTACCTTCGGAGGTTTTGCGGAACACTTCCTGCCCGTACCACGTCACATCAACGCCGAGTGCCTCATGGAATACGGGCCGCTGGTGGTCGCGTACCCACATGGTGGAGTAGACAGCGGTGAGGAAGAACTTGATCCAGAGTTTGTTCACGAACGTCTCGGTCAGCTTTGGCTCGGTCTTGATCAATAGGGCGAATGCTTCACCGTGGCGGAACTCGTCATTGCACCATTCGCGGAACCACTGGAAAATCGGGTGGAATACTTTGTCGGGATGCTCTTCAAGGTGGCGATAGATGGTGATGTAGCGGGCATAGCCGATCTTCTCGCTCAGATAGGTTGCGTAGTAGATGAATTTGGGACGGAAGTAGGTGTACTTCTTTTGCTGTGTCAAGAACCCCAGGTTCACGCGAATGCCTGCCTCGCGCAGCGCATCATTGATGAAACCTGCGTGTCGTGCTTCGTCGCGCGCCATCAGTTGGAACAGTGTCGTGATGTCGGAGTTTGACCCGCGGCGCTTCATCTCTTTGTAAAGGACACAGCCCGAGAATTCAGCAGTACATGACGAGATCAGGAAGTCGATGAATTCCGCCTTCAGTTTTGGCTCCATCCCCTCCCAGTCTGCCTGCCATTTATCAGTTTTTTTGAAATGGCCTTTATTGGGGTCAGATTGCATTTCAGCAATCAGCGCATCCCAATCCTCTCGAACGGGCGTCACGTCAAGCGCGTCCATTTCTGCAAAATCGGTAGTGTAGAAACGCGGTGTCAGAAGCGTGTTCTGCATCGCAACCTGAGTTGCCTCATCGGATGTGATCATCGTGGAATCGAGAGCATCCTGCGCTGCAATCGCTTCTTCTGCCGTGTCGGCATAGGCAGAATGAGACGGAGTTTTAGTTTGTACATTCATGACATCACCTCGTCGGAGAAGGAGAATTCGCACAGTTCCATAAATTCGAAATCACCGGTGGCCCGGGTCCACATCTGTTCGAGTTTGCTTGCGCGGGTGATGGTCGCAATGCGTTCTTCCACAACCAGTTCACCGTATGGCGCCATAATTTCAGCGCCATGAACCAGCACGGAATCGCCGGGATTTACCACAGCTCCGTTGAGGAATTTTACATGTGCGGAAAGCTCTTCAAACCGGTGCGAGATCGTGACCTCGCAGGGCGCTTGTTCTTTTGTTCTTGTCAGTAGTCCCATGATATTCAGTCCCTTGAATAATGGTTGCGTATCAGCCGATCAGCCGGGCAAAGGCTGCGACATTGTCTTTTCCGTATCCGATCAGCTCGAGCTGCCAGCCGGTACTGTCGTCGATCACATCCACGCGGCCGCCATCACGGCGCACGATGCGGATCGGGGCATTGGGATCTGTCTGCTGGACCTTACGCTCGCGCATAACTGCAACCCAGACCACGTCGATAAAGCCCGCTTTATCCTCCGTTGAAGTGGCAATTTCTGTGCCGGCTTCATCCAATAAAACGATACCACTACTGCGGTCGCCTGCAAAGGTAACAGTACGTTCTGCAACGATTTCCGGCAGGGACGCTATCGCCGTGGGCGGCATGCCCGTCAGCTTGGCAAAGGCGACGAGGGCCAGCGAAGCAGCCATCAGGCTGAACATGGCGATCACCAGAAAACGCGGGACCATGTCGCGGTCGCGCTCTTTCATCTGGTTGGCAAGGGATGCTGTGCGGCTCAGGTTCATAGCGGTCACTCTGCTGCTAAGGCGCCGGTGGCACCTTGATGTGAATCAATTTTTTCAATTTTCGGCGCGAAAACCCGCGTCTCGGCGGCTTCTGAAAAGATCGCTGCAACGCGGGCGGCATCGGGGATCGCACGGAACGAAGGTTGTGCACGGGCAATGTTCCACGGGCGCACATGTGGCCATGTCATCAAATAGCTGAACCGCGTTTCGCCAATCAGCTCGAAACTGATGGTGCCGTGACCGTTCTTTAATGTTTTAAGTGCGGCATTGCCAATGCAGACATACGGCAGGTTCAACGTCATGGTGAGTGCTGCACCGATGCGCATGCCGACCCGCTTGTTAGTGAGAGTGTAGACTGTCGATTTGGCCTGAACATAGGCCATTACATAGACAACCAGACAGGCAACTGCGCCGGCAATCAGCAGCGGGATGCCGTGACCCATCGCAGTGGGCAGCGGGACGGTGGCGGATGACACCACCGCACGCCAGATCGCGAGCACGATGAAGTAGCCCATAATCCAGTTCATTTTCCACGCTTCTTTGGCAAGGCGCAATGGTGCGGGCGCCCCTTGCCAAAGGATATGTTCGCCTTCTGGCAATGCTTCGGGAAGGCCGTGAACAGGTTCGAATTTGAAGTCATCGTGATGCATTTTGTTGTCCCCTAATGGTATGATCGGGCTGGTGGCTATCCCAGCCCGAAAGCTGTTATTTACAGTTGTGGTTCAAGGCGCTTTGGATCGGCGTAGAGTGTGCCGCCGCCGTAGTAGGCCATGATTTTTTCTTCTTCGAGCAGGGTGATGCTATCAGTGCCCTTGATGCCGGGTACGGTGTCAAAGTTCGCACCGTAGAGCGACCGGACAACAACGCGGTTGGATTTGACGCGGGCAAAGTTGAACGGGATCAGGCAGGTTTTGCCAGTGCCTTCCGGATTCAGATCAACTGTGAGGAAGCGTACGTACTGCTCGGGGACGTCGATCCACATATCAGTCACGCGGCCCACAACTTCGCCGTCACCTGCAACAACAGGTTTACCACGCGGGTCAGTGCCTGCGGAAACGGTGAATTCTTCCAGCATACTCATCGGCTGGATTTTGTTGTGGCCATGTGCATCGAGTTCGGGCCAGTCTTTGCGCGGCGCCCACGAGGCGGGGCCAACGCCGTCGATCATCGGATTGCCGGTCGGCTCATAAGGGGAGCCCGCAGCCTGTGATGTTTGCTCCAGCGCCAGATTGTCGCGGTCGCCGCGCTGGCCCGAGGGCAGTGTCAATTCACCGCGCCCGTCGCGCAGATGGAACGTCTTGTCCGATGGTACAGGGAAAGGTCCCTGATTGGGCGCGATCTGTCCATCGTCGGTTTGCAAAGGATAGCCTTCGCGCATGTTTTCGGTCTGGAGATAGTATACCAGCCCCGCAAAGAAGATCCAAAAGAGCCAGATTGCGGCGCTTGCCAGATCGAAGTTTCCAAAAAATTCTGTGCCAACCATTAGGGGGTCCTCCGTGTTGGGATTGTCGTTACGTGGGGAAATCGGCAAGGCCAACGCGCCCTGCCTGTGATGTCGTGTTGCGCCGTGTCCGAACCAATGGACCCACCGCAATGAGTGTCGCAAAAAGAAGGCCGATTTCGATGTGATAGA
Above is a window of Sulfitobacter guttiformis DNA encoding:
- the puhA gene encoding photosynthetic reaction center subunit H, whose product is MVGTEFFGNFDLASAAIWLFWIFFAGLVYYLQTENMREGYPLQTDDGQIAPNQGPFPVPSDKTFHLRDGRGELTLPSGQRGDRDNLALEQTSQAAGSPYEPTGNPMIDGVGPASWAPRKDWPELDAHGHNKIQPMSMLEEFTVSAGTDPRGKPVVAGDGEVVGRVTDMWIDVPEQYVRFLTVDLNPEGTGKTCLIPFNFARVKSNRVVVRSLYGANFDTVPGIKGTDSITLLEEEKIMAYYGGGTLYADPKRLEPQL
- the puhE gene encoding putative photosynthetic complex assembly protein PuhE; its protein translation is MTNAWSAAVIALFAWWFFTGAILLIVRRADAGDLVAHGRNVFLSVPLFALGFAGLWISAQVMTVANAYIAFFSVLLIWGWIELAFLSGIITGPETRPCPETLTGYARFARAWDTISRHELLLVASLLAVAMIAAHAENTVGFWTYVILFVARISAKLNLFFGVPRINTEFVPTPLDHIKSYFRRGPITMAFPIGVTFLSVTAAIFAERLISSETHATTVGFSLLTALAVLAALEHWLMVVPLPDAKLWRWMLPSTPTSRQDQTNEL
- the hemA gene encoding 5-aminolevulinate synthase; protein product: MNFDTLFNEQIDQLKSDGNYRYFAELERKAGKFPHASNHVKGEKRDVTVWCSNDYLGMGQNPLTIAAMCEAVQRTGTGAGGTRNISGTNHDHLLLEAELADLHGKDAALLFTSGYVSNWAALSCLGSRLENCVILSDSGNHASMIEGIRHSKAKKVIWRHNDVKDLEAKLKELPANVPKIVAFESVYSMDGDICPMREIVEVCEKYGAMSYLDEVHAVGLYGPRGGGISEREGLADRITLIEGTLGKAYGVVGGYITGSTALCDFIRSFASGFIFTTALPPAVAAAARASIMHLKTSQDERMRHQEQVAKLRARLDRAGIPHLMNDSHIIPVMIKDPVKTRMLADYLMNEWDIYVQPINYPTVPKGTERLRFTPSPLHTDADIEHLVNALSHLWKQCAVSHAVA
- the puhB gene encoding photosynthetic complex putative assembly protein PuhB: MHHDDFKFEPVHGLPEALPEGEHILWQGAPAPLRLAKEAWKMNWIMGYFIVLAIWRAVVSSATVPLPTAMGHGIPLLIAGAVACLVVYVMAYVQAKSTVYTLTNKRVGMRIGAALTMTLNLPYVCIGNAALKTLKNGHGTISFELIGETRFSYLMTWPHVRPWNIARAQPSFRAIPDAARVAAIFSEAAETRVFAPKIEKIDSHQGATGALAAE
- the hemC gene encoding hydroxymethylbilane synthase codes for the protein MTLKLPTPAQPLMIGTRGSPLALAQAHETRERLAKAFDLPFEAFTIVVIKTTGDKIIDRPLKEIGGKGLFTREIEADLITNKIDIAVHSMKDMPTLQPEGLILETYLPREDVRDAFISPTAKSLADLPAGTVVGTSSLRRRAQLMLKRSDLEVVEFRGNLQTRLMKLEQGVAAATFLAMAGLRRLKMDDVPHTAIETDVMLPAVAQGAIGIERRVDDLNVAEMLEAIHHIPTGHRLAAERSFLLELDGSCETPIAGLAELEGGTLHLRGEVLRPDGSEALSDAISCPIEDGAKAGAEMAKNLLSQAGPDFFDWR
- the puhC gene encoding photosynthetic complex assembly protein PuhC gives rise to the protein MNLSRTASLANQMKERDRDMVPRFLVIAMFSLMAASLALVAFAKLTGMPPTAIASLPEIVAERTVTFAGDRSSGIVLLDEAGTEIATSTEDKAGFIDVVWVAVMRERKVQQTDPNAPIRIVRRDGGRVDVIDDSTGWQLELIGYGKDNVAAFARLIG
- the acsF gene encoding magnesium-protoporphyrin IX monomethyl ester (oxidative) cyclase; protein product: MNVQTKTPSHSAYADTAEEAIAAQDALDSTMITSDEATQVAMQNTLLTPRFYTTDFAEMDALDVTPVREDWDALIAEMQSDPNKGHFKKTDKWQADWEGMEPKLKAEFIDFLISSCTAEFSGCVLYKEMKRRGSNSDITTLFQLMARDEARHAGFINDALREAGIRVNLGFLTQQKKYTYFRPKFIYYATYLSEKIGYARYITIYRHLEEHPDKVFHPIFQWFREWCNDEFRHGEAFALLIKTEPKLTETFVNKLWIKFFLTAVYSTMWVRDHQRPVFHEALGVDVTWYGQEVFRKTSEGTRQIFPFVLDIDHARWRPNLDRMELASRQVAAGKARGGIGGTLTRLGGMAKAAYAFIALFTIPAIKNDVPASTVMKPTY
- a CDS encoding uroporphyrinogen decarboxylase family protein, with translation MTSQKTILRALAGETLPTPPIWMMRQAGRYLPEYRATRAQAGDFLKLCYNPELAAEVTLQPIRRYGFDAAILFADILLVPQALGADLWFVTGEGPRLSTITTQAELDKLVPADAIHDHLSPVYETVKILSKELPAETTLIGFAGAPWTVATYMIAGQGTPDQ